The sequence CGCAGGCGTGATGGGGGCCGGGGTGCTGGGCGCGCTGCTCTTGGGCGGCAGGGCCGGAATGTTGAAGATCGTCGTCTGCGCCTGGGCCAGCGAGGACGACAGGACAGCGGCAGTCAGCAGAGTACGCAGGGTCATGCTCCTACTGTTCGTCACGGCACCTGACGCTGCGTGAGGCCCGCTGAAGGAAACGTGAGGATTCACCCGCCCACGCCGCATGGACCGGTCCCAGGCCCAACTGGGTATGCTGCCGGGCATGAACCGCAGCGCCGTCCTTGCCCGCACCTTCCAGGCCCACCGCTCCGCCCTGCTTGACCTGCTCGAGCAGCTGCCCGAGGAGCAGGGCACGTTCGCCGCGTGGGACGGCGGCATGAGCTTCATCGGACTGTCCGACCACCTGTCAGCCAGCGCGGACCGCTTCCTGAACATGCTGCAGGGCCAGGCGCCCGGGGCAGCGCCCGCACCCAGCGCCACGCTGACCGAGGCGCGCGGCCGCCTGTGGGACTCGCAGGAGCGGGCCCTGGCATCCATCAGCGCCCTGTCGGATGAGGACCTGTCGCGCCGCGTTCCGGCCTTCGGGGGCCGCGAGATGCCGGTCGCGGCGCTGATCGACACGATCATCACGCACGAGGCGCACCACAAGGGGCAGGTGTGGCTGATGGCCCGCATGATCGGCGTGAAGCCCCCCATGTTCATCAAGATGGGCTGAGGCGGCGCGTGGACGCGCTACTGCTGACCCTGCTGATGTGCGGCTTCGTCTGGGCGCTGCTGCACTTCACGCGGAACCTGCGCCGACCGGACCAGGGGGAAGGGCGGCGGGCCGAGCGGGCGCTGGAGGAGGAACTGCTGCGCCTGACGCGGGGCAACCGGGGTGCCATCGAGCGGGGCGTGACCGCGCAGCGCCGTCAGCACCCGCAGGCCAGCCGCGCCGAATTGCTGCGCCGGGTACGCGACGAGTACGTCCGCGACCGCAGCCGCTGACCCTCCTGCCGAGGGTGCAGCTGGCAGGAGGCGTCTGCTACAGGCCGCCCGCTGCGGCCCTTCATTCCTTACTTTCAGGCCCAGCGCCTGCCCCTGTGGGCGCCCGTGGGTCCGAAGAACAGGATTCCCGCAAGGAGACGTGACCGGCGCTGATCCAGGGCAGTCCGGGCGGCAGCGTCACCCGCGGCGCGTTCCCGGACCTGCGGGTCGGGTGTCCACGACCCTGGACTTCAGCGCGGCCGGCGCCTTGACCACCCCCGGCACGCCCGCGTAGAATGCTCTCTTGGTCAAGCGGGGCAGGGCGACCAACAGCCACAAGCGGCGCGTGAGTGCCCGCCCAGGCGGCCCGAACCCCAGACGGAAGCCGTCTCAGACGAGCGACCGGACTACGAAGGAGGCATGCACATGCCCAAGATGAAGACACTGAAAGCGGCCAGCCGCCGGGTGAAGATCACCGGGACCGGCAAGGTCATGGCGTTCAAGAGTGGCAAGCGTCACCAGAACACCGGCAAGAGCGGCAACGAGATCCGCGGTAAAGGCAAGGGCTTCGTCCTCGCCAAGAGTGAATGGGCCCGCATGAAACTCATGCTGCCGAAGGGGAAGTGAAGTAGATGCCTCGCGCCAAAACCGGTATCATCCGTCGCCGCCGTCACAAGAAGGTCCTGAAGCGCGCCAAGGGCTTCTGGGGCTCCCGCAGCAAGCAGTACCGTAACGCGTTCCAGACCCTGCTGAACGCCGCGACCTACGAGTACCGCGACCGCCGCAACAAGAAGCGTGACTTCCGCCGCCTGTGGATCCAGCGTATCAACGCCGGCGCCCGCCTGCACGGCATGAACTACAGCACCTTCATCGGTGGCCTGAAAAAGGCGAACATCGACCTGAACCGTAAGGTGCTGGCCGACATCGCCGCGCGCGAACCCGAGGCCTTCAAGGCCCTCGTGGACGCCGCCAAGAACGGCAAGTAAGAAGGACCTGAACGCCCGCGCTCCCCGTGAGCGCGGCGTTCTTTAGGTCTGAAACGGTTACGGGCCAGGAGTCAGATCCTGGCCCGTAACCGTTGCCCCGTCGGTTCAGGGTTCGAAGGTGTCCTGGAAGGCGTAGCGGTCGCCGCGCACCCAGTAGTTCACGTAGCTGGCGCGTTTCTGGCCGCTGTAGGTGGTGCGGCGCAGCAGGAACGCGGCGGTGCCCAGCGGCACGCGCAGCAGGTCCGCTTCCTCCTGGCGGAGATTGACGGCCTCAAGGTTCTGCTCGACGCGTTGCAGCGGCACGCCCAGGCTGATCATGATCTCGTGGATGCTCTCGGCACCGAGGTTGTGATCGAGCAGGTTCGGCACGAGGTTGCCGTTGATGTAGCGTTTCTCGATGACGAGCGCTTCATCCCCGGCGGTGCGCAGGCGATGCACGAAGATGACGGGGTCACCGGGCTGGATCTGGAGGACGATGGCGATCTCCGGGGTGGCCTCGATCTGCATGGCGCGCAGCACGGTGGTGCGGTGGTCGGGGTGGCGGGCCCATTCCTTGAAGGGGCGCACGCGGAACATGCCCTGGCGGAAGCGTTTGCCGGTGGGGAAGGTGCCGGCGCCCTGCACGCGGTACACGTAGCCTTCGCGTTCAAGTTCGTCAATGGCGCGGCGGGCGGTCATGCGCGAGACTTCAAATTCCCGGGCGAGTTGCGGTTCGCTGGGGAGGGGGAGCCCCTCGGCGTAATGGCCGCCGAGCAGGCGGTCTTTCAGGGTCGTCTTGATGAGCGGGTACTTCGCCATGCATCCCTCCGGGCGTTCCGCTGGCGGGCGGTGCCTTGTTCATCTTAAGGTTAGTGTCCAGAGTACACAAGCTTGTCTAGCTGTCACACGGGTCGGGACAACGAGCGTTAGGCACGCTGAGGGGCCACCCAACCTATCAAATTGCAGGTAATCAGCCCCCAATATGCGACATTTCGACCTTCGGCCGCAGGGCCGCCGTGGCCTCCCCACGCTCCTCACTGTAGCGGTCCTGGCGGCCGCCCCACACGCCCGCAATCAGCTCCCGCAGCGCCGCGTCCGAGGCGCCGCCCCGCAGCGCCGCGCGCAGGTCCGTCCCGCCCGACGCGAACAGACAGGTGTACAGCACCCCCACCGCCGAGATCCGCGCCCGCGAACAGTCCCCGCAGAAGGGGGCTGTGACCGAACTGATCAATCCCACCTCGCGGCCCTCGGGATCGGCGTAGCGGGACGCCACCTCGCCCCGGCACTCCGCGCGCACCGGCTGGAAGTGACCGGCCCCCGCCTCGCCGCCCAACCGCGCCAGGACCTCCCGGCTGGGCACCACGCTGTCCAGATTCCAGCCGTTGTGGTTCCCGACATCCATGAACTCGATGAAGCGCACCGGGGCCAGGTCGCGCAGCGCCAGCCACAGCTCACGCAGCCCCGCGTCGTTCACGCCGCGCTGCACCACCGTGTTCACCTTCACGCCCAGCCCCGCCGTCAGGGCCGCCTCGATTCCGTCCATGACCTTCTGCGGGTGCGTGCCCAGGCCGTTCATGCGCCCGAACACCTCCGGGTCGAGGCTGTCGATGCTGACCGTCACGCGCCGCAGGCCCGCCGCCTTCAGGTCTGCCGCCACCCGCGGCAGCAGCAGGCCGTTCGTGGTCATCGCCAAGTCCTCCACGTCCGGAATGGCCGCCAGCGCCGCAATCAGGGTCGGCAGGTCACGCCGCAGGGTCGGCTCGCCGCCTGTGACCCGCAGCTTGCGCACGCCCAGCGTCACGAACGCGCGGGCCAGCCGCTCGATCTCCTCGAAACTCAGCAGCTCAGCGCGCGGTAGGAAGGCGTAATCCGGCCCGAACACGTCCGCCGGCATGCAGTACGTGCAGCGTAGGTTGCAGCGGTCCGTGACGCTGATGCGCAGGTCGCGCAGGGGCCTTCCCAGCAGGTCGAGCATTCCCCGCAGGATAGCGGGCGCCGGGTGGGAACTTGGCGGGACGCTTCGCAATTCATGGGCCGCCGCCCTGTACCGCGCGCGGGAACGCGAAACGTGCACCGGGTGCATTGAGCTGGGGCCGTCCTGCGGATACGCTGAACGCAACAGCCACAATTTTTTCGCGCCTCAAACGAACCGCTCGTTTGCCCACCGCTTCACACCCTTCCCCCGGAGGTCGTTATGACGGTATCCAGCGCTCCACCCGCCCCGCGCAACGCCGCGTACCAGCAACTGGTCGCGCAGCGCAACGCCTTTACCCTCACCATGACGCTGACGTTCCTGGTGCTGTACTTCCTGCTGCCCGTCCTGGCCGGGTACAACAAGCCCCTGATGGCGCAGAAGGTCTTCGGGAACGTCACCTTCGGGTACGTCCTGGCCTTCGCGGAATTCGTGATGGGCTGGGTCATGGCGTACATCTACGTGGTCAAGGCCCGCACCTTCGACCGGCTGGCGCAGGAGGCCCGCGCGTGACCTTCCTGCTCGCCGCGATCATCGTGGCCATCACGCTGGCCGTGACCTTCTGGGCCAGCAAGCGCAACACCAGCGCCGGGGACTTCTACGTCGCGGGC comes from Deinococcus radiotolerans and encodes:
- a CDS encoding DinB family protein, translated to MNRSAVLARTFQAHRSALLDLLEQLPEEQGTFAAWDGGMSFIGLSDHLSASADRFLNMLQGQAPGAAPAPSATLTEARGRLWDSQERALASISALSDEDLSRRVPAFGGREMPVAALIDTIITHEAHHKGQVWLMARMIGVKPPMFIKMG
- the rpmI gene encoding 50S ribosomal protein L35; this translates as MPKMKTLKAASRRVKITGTGKVMAFKSGKRHQNTGKSGNEIRGKGKGFVLAKSEWARMKLMLPKGK
- the rplT gene encoding 50S ribosomal protein L20, with product MPRAKTGIIRRRRHKKVLKRAKGFWGSRSKQYRNAFQTLLNAATYEYRDRRNKKRDFRRLWIQRINAGARLHGMNYSTFIGGLKKANIDLNRKVLADIAAREPEAFKALVDAAKNGK
- a CDS encoding GntR family transcriptional regulator; this translates as MAKYPLIKTTLKDRLLGGHYAEGLPLPSEPQLAREFEVSRMTARRAIDELEREGYVYRVQGAGTFPTGKRFRQGMFRVRPFKEWARHPDHRTTVLRAMQIEATPEIAIVLQIQPGDPVIFVHRLRTAGDEALVIEKRYINGNLVPNLLDHNLGAESIHEIMISLGVPLQRVEQNLEAVNLRQEEADLLRVPLGTAAFLLRRTTYSGQKRASYVNYWVRGDRYAFQDTFEP
- the moaA gene encoding GTP 3',8-cyclase MoaA; this translates as MLDLLGRPLRDLRISVTDRCNLRCTYCMPADVFGPDYAFLPRAELLSFEEIERLARAFVTLGVRKLRVTGGEPTLRRDLPTLIAALAAIPDVEDLAMTTNGLLLPRVAADLKAAGLRRVTVSIDSLDPEVFGRMNGLGTHPQKVMDGIEAALTAGLGVKVNTVVQRGVNDAGLRELWLALRDLAPVRFIEFMDVGNHNGWNLDSVVPSREVLARLGGEAGAGHFQPVRAECRGEVASRYADPEGREVGLISSVTAPFCGDCSRARISAVGVLYTCLFASGGTDLRAALRGGASDAALRELIAGVWGGRQDRYSEERGEATAALRPKVEMSHIGG
- a CDS encoding DUF485 domain-containing protein, with the protein product MTVSSAPPAPRNAAYQQLVAQRNAFTLTMTLTFLVLYFLLPVLAGYNKPLMAQKVFGNVTFGYVLAFAEFVMGWVMAYIYVVKARTFDRLAQEARA